A single Dechloromonas denitrificans DNA region contains:
- a CDS encoding TolC family protein, whose protein sequence is MSASLAFAQPAYDLPHLEALAMESSRAVLAARDQVTAARSAIDSAGAFANPEVEFLAGTARSRGAAGNPGDARSLTLTQPLDMPWRRVARIGAAEAGLDVTVAATRAFEADILARLRMRYFEVLRRQVELQNALEDAALMDDVRSRIALRVEVGEAPRFELIKADAEMLMARKTAQAAGFRVEQSRSLLRQAVGNALPADFTLSGRLRDVPDLPPLPGLSKQLAENSPDLARARAEMRRAQRQLDFEKAQRWPNLALKASVDEDPDMRTSKFGVVVSIPLWDRRRGPVGEAAAQLARSRNELEAQEFSLGQALQVAYQQYEIAEAQVTALEGGIVKQAQAALKVAESAYRFGERGFLEVLDAQRVYRAARSELIAAAYELAAAWVDIERLRATPGEKTE, encoded by the coding sequence TTGAGCGCCAGCCTCGCCTTCGCCCAGCCGGCCTATGACCTGCCGCATCTGGAAGCGTTGGCCATGGAATCGAGCCGGGCGGTTCTCGCCGCCCGCGATCAGGTAACGGCGGCACGTTCGGCGATCGACAGCGCCGGCGCCTTCGCCAATCCCGAAGTCGAGTTCCTCGCCGGTACGGCACGTTCGCGAGGGGCGGCCGGTAATCCGGGCGATGCCCGCAGCCTGACCTTGACCCAGCCGCTCGACATGCCGTGGCGTCGGGTAGCCCGGATCGGTGCGGCCGAGGCCGGGCTGGATGTCACCGTGGCGGCCACACGGGCTTTCGAGGCCGACATCCTGGCCCGTCTGCGCATGCGTTACTTCGAAGTGTTGCGGCGTCAGGTCGAGTTGCAGAACGCCTTGGAGGATGCCGCGCTGATGGACGATGTGCGCTCGCGGATTGCCTTGCGCGTCGAGGTCGGCGAGGCGCCGCGTTTCGAGCTGATCAAGGCCGATGCGGAAATGCTGATGGCCCGGAAAACCGCCCAGGCGGCGGGCTTTCGCGTTGAGCAGTCGCGCTCCTTGCTGCGCCAGGCGGTCGGCAATGCGCTGCCGGCTGACTTTACGCTGAGCGGGCGGCTCAGGGATGTGCCCGATCTGCCGCCGCTGCCCGGCCTGAGCAAGCAACTGGCGGAAAACAGCCCCGATTTGGCGCGGGCCCGTGCCGAAATGCGCCGCGCCCAGCGTCAGCTTGATTTCGAGAAAGCCCAGCGCTGGCCCAACCTGGCGCTGAAAGCCAGCGTCGATGAGGACCCCGATATGCGCACCTCGAAGTTCGGCGTCGTCGTCTCGATCCCGCTCTGGGATCGGCGGCGCGGACCAGTCGGCGAAGCGGCGGCGCAACTGGCGCGGAGCCGCAACGAGTTGGAGGCCCAGGAGTTTTCGCTGGGCCAGGCGTTGCAGGTGGCCTATCAGCAATATGAAATCGCCGAGGCGCAGGTCACCGCGCTGGAAGGCGGCATCGTCAAGCAGGCCCAGGCGGCCCTGAAGGTGGCCGAATCGGCCTACCGCTTTGGCGAGCGCGGTTTCCTTGAAGTGCTTGATGCCCAGCGCGTTTATCGCGCGGCGCGTTCCGAATTGATTGCGGCTGCCTACGAACTGGCAGCGGCCTGGGTTGATATTGAAAGGCTGCGGGCGACTCCCGGAGAAAAAACAGAATGA
- a CDS encoding efflux RND transporter periplasmic adaptor subunit: MKNALVLLLSAALLLGCDKEDAPGAAAPVADPAVVTPAPELLAQLKLHQVTTEPVAETLRVAGKIDFDEQRLARIGATVTGRVTQIDALLGQAVKKGEVLARLNSSELSSQQLAYLKARAQLELNRRNAERAKALFQADVIGAAELQRRESEHQISLAETRAAADQLQLLGVSPAAIDRLAKQGAVDSVTPVVASLGGVVVERKLAQGQVVQPADALFVVADLTRLWAVAQVPEQQVSQVKTGQIVNIEVPALGNEKLVGKLIFVGQTIDPDTRTVLVRTELDNADGRLKPAMLATMLIEAKAVDRLVVPASAVVRENDEDHVFVAEANGAFRLLKVKLGPEQGGRRVVLSGLKGQEKLVIDGAFHLNNERNRKEMEGA; this comes from the coding sequence ATGAAAAATGCGTTGGTTTTACTGTTGAGCGCGGCGCTGCTGCTTGGCTGCGACAAGGAGGATGCGCCAGGGGCCGCCGCCCCGGTTGCCGATCCGGCGGTCGTCACACCGGCCCCGGAACTGTTGGCGCAGCTCAAGCTGCACCAGGTCACTACCGAGCCGGTCGCGGAAACCTTGCGGGTGGCCGGGAAGATCGATTTTGACGAACAGCGTCTGGCGCGGATCGGGGCGACGGTAACCGGGCGGGTCACCCAGATCGACGCCCTGCTTGGCCAAGCGGTCAAAAAGGGCGAGGTCCTGGCGCGCCTGAACAGCAGTGAACTGTCCAGTCAGCAATTGGCCTACCTCAAGGCGCGCGCCCAGCTCGAACTGAACCGGCGCAACGCCGAACGGGCGAAGGCGCTGTTCCAGGCCGATGTGATCGGAGCCGCTGAACTGCAGCGGCGCGAAAGCGAACACCAGATTTCGCTGGCCGAAACCCGGGCCGCCGCCGACCAGTTGCAATTGCTCGGCGTCAGCCCGGCGGCCATCGACCGTTTGGCCAAGCAGGGCGCCGTCGATTCGGTGACGCCGGTGGTGGCCAGCCTGGGCGGCGTGGTTGTCGAACGCAAGCTGGCGCAGGGACAGGTTGTGCAGCCGGCCGATGCCTTGTTTGTCGTCGCCGACCTGACCCGGTTGTGGGCGGTGGCCCAGGTGCCGGAGCAGCAGGTCAGCCAGGTCAAGACCGGGCAGATCGTCAACATCGAAGTGCCGGCGCTGGGTAATGAGAAGCTGGTCGGCAAGCTGATTTTCGTCGGCCAGACGATCGATCCGGACACCCGGACCGTGCTGGTGCGGACCGAACTCGACAATGCCGATGGCCGTTTGAAGCCGGCCATGCTGGCCACCATGCTGATCGAGGCGAAGGCCGTCGACCGCCTGGTCGTGCCGGCCAGCGCCGTGGTGCGCGAGAACGACGAAGACCACGTCTTCGTTGCCGAGGCGAATGGGGCATTCCGGCTGCTCAAGGTCAAGCTGGGGCCGGAGCAGGGCGGACGGCGGGTCGTGCTGTCCGGCCTGAAAGGCCAGGAAAAGCTGGTCATCGACGGCGCTTTCCACCTGAACAACGAGCGTAATCGCAAGGAAATGGAGGGCGCGTGA
- a CDS encoding efflux RND transporter permease subunit, translating to MIESLVRAALKQRLIVVVIAIVLFVFGMDAARKLSVDAFPDVTNVQVQIATEAQGRSPEEVERFATVPLEVAMTGLPGLEEMRSLNKPGLSLITLVFNDKTDVYFARQLVMERLLEVGSRLPQGITPVLGPVSTGLGEVYQYTLERPDDGDRTLTPEELMQRRIAQDWVVRPLLRSIPGVAEINSQGGYAKQYQVLVNPDKLRHYGLSVADVYQAVGRNNANAGGGVLPQFAEQYLIRGVGLVRDLEDLRAIVLREKDGVPVYVRDVAEVEIGHEVRQGAVIKNGVTEAVGGVVMMTAGGNAKAVVGLIKARVDEINAKGMLPDGLKITAYYDRSELVDAALWTVTKVLLEGVVLVVVVLFLFLGDVRSSLIVVATLVLTPLLTFMAMNQLGISANLMSLGGLAIAIGLMVDGSVVVVENAFLQLGRQAKSGESQLRVILRAVVEVATPVIFGVGIIILVFLPLMTLQGMEGKMFAPLAYTIAIALGISLILSMTLTPVMSTYLLKPPVHDGDHDTKLIAAMKKRYMKLLHWTLGNEKKTVTLAVAAFVATVGVLPFLGTAFIPEMKEGSVVPGINRVPNISLDESIKMEMEAMRLVMQVPGVKSAVSGVGRGESPADPQGPNESTPIVSLKPRSEWPSGWNQDDIQDAMRDKLKALPGVQIVMAQPISDRVDEMVTGVRSDIAVKVFGDDLDQLRKIAGQIGKVAQALPGAQDLRIERISGQQYLSVEIDRQAIARLGINVSDVNDLLETAIGGKVATEIFEGERRFPGVVRLPERFRNNVEAISNVLITSPNGAQARLADVAQIKVMDGPAQISRELGKRRIVVGVNVKDRDLGSFVAELQQKVGQEIKLPEGYYLEWGGQFQNMERALGHLTVIIPITIAAIFFLLFLLFNSLRFATLIITVLPFASIGGIVGLFVSREYLSVPASVGFIALWGIAVLNGVVLVSYIRGLRQEGRTVREAVIEGASLRFRPVMMTATVAMLGLIPFLFSNGPGSEVQRPLAIVVIGGLITCTLLTLLVLPTIYRWFDDEEVEA from the coding sequence GTGATCGAGTCACTAGTTCGTGCGGCGCTCAAGCAGCGCCTGATTGTCGTCGTCATCGCCATCGTGCTTTTTGTGTTTGGTATGGATGCCGCACGCAAGCTGTCGGTTGATGCCTTCCCCGATGTCACCAATGTCCAGGTCCAGATCGCCACCGAGGCGCAAGGGCGCTCGCCGGAAGAGGTCGAGCGCTTTGCCACCGTGCCGCTCGAAGTGGCGATGACCGGCCTGCCCGGGCTGGAGGAAATGCGCTCCTTGAACAAGCCGGGCCTGTCGCTGATCACCCTGGTCTTCAACGACAAGACGGATGTCTATTTTGCCCGCCAGTTGGTCATGGAGCGCCTGCTCGAAGTCGGTTCGCGCCTGCCGCAGGGCATCACGCCAGTGCTCGGGCCGGTGTCGACCGGCCTCGGCGAGGTCTATCAATACACGCTGGAACGCCCGGACGATGGCGACCGGACCTTGACGCCGGAAGAGCTGATGCAGCGCCGGATTGCCCAGGATTGGGTGGTCCGGCCGTTGTTGCGCTCGATTCCCGGGGTGGCCGAGATCAACTCCCAGGGTGGCTATGCCAAGCAGTACCAGGTGCTGGTCAACCCCGACAAGTTGCGCCATTACGGCTTGTCGGTGGCTGATGTCTATCAGGCGGTCGGGCGCAACAACGCCAATGCCGGCGGCGGTGTGCTGCCGCAATTCGCCGAGCAGTACCTGATTCGCGGCGTCGGCCTGGTCCGTGACCTGGAAGACCTGCGCGCCATCGTGCTGCGCGAAAAGGACGGTGTGCCGGTCTATGTCCGCGATGTCGCGGAAGTGGAGATCGGCCACGAGGTGCGCCAGGGCGCGGTGATCAAGAATGGGGTGACCGAGGCGGTTGGCGGTGTGGTGATGATGACCGCCGGCGGCAACGCCAAGGCGGTGGTCGGCCTGATCAAGGCGCGAGTCGATGAGATCAACGCCAAGGGCATGTTGCCGGATGGCCTGAAAATCACCGCCTACTACGACCGTTCCGAACTCGTCGATGCCGCCTTGTGGACCGTCACCAAGGTCTTGCTGGAAGGCGTCGTGCTCGTCGTCGTCGTGCTGTTCCTCTTCCTCGGCGATGTCCGCTCCTCGCTGATCGTCGTCGCCACCCTGGTGCTGACGCCGCTGCTGACCTTCATGGCGATGAACCAGTTGGGCATTTCGGCCAACCTGATGTCGCTGGGCGGTCTGGCGATCGCCATCGGTCTGATGGTCGATGGTTCGGTGGTGGTGGTCGAGAATGCCTTCCTCCAGCTCGGCCGTCAGGCCAAGTCCGGCGAAAGCCAGCTGCGGGTGATATTGCGGGCGGTGGTCGAAGTTGCGACGCCGGTCATCTTCGGTGTCGGCATCATCATCCTGGTGTTCCTGCCGCTGATGACGCTGCAGGGCATGGAAGGCAAGATGTTTGCGCCGCTCGCCTACACCATTGCCATTGCGCTGGGCATTTCGCTGATCCTGTCGATGACCCTGACGCCGGTGATGTCGACCTACCTGCTCAAGCCGCCGGTCCATGATGGCGATCACGACACCAAGCTGATCGCCGCGATGAAGAAGCGCTACATGAAGCTGCTGCACTGGACGCTGGGCAACGAGAAGAAGACCGTTACCCTGGCTGTCGCGGCTTTCGTCGCGACGGTCGGCGTCCTGCCCTTCCTCGGCACCGCCTTCATTCCGGAAATGAAGGAAGGCTCGGTGGTGCCCGGCATCAACCGGGTGCCGAACATCTCCCTCGACGAATCGATCAAGATGGAAATGGAGGCGATGCGCTTGGTCATGCAGGTGCCCGGCGTCAAATCGGCGGTCTCCGGCGTCGGTCGGGGTGAGTCGCCGGCCGATCCGCAGGGGCCGAACGAATCGACCCCCATCGTCAGCCTGAAGCCGCGCAGCGAGTGGCCGTCCGGTTGGAACCAGGACGATATTCAGGATGCCATGCGCGACAAGCTGAAAGCCTTGCCCGGCGTGCAGATTGTCATGGCCCAGCCGATTTCTGACCGGGTCGACGAAATGGTGACCGGGGTTCGTTCGGACATTGCCGTCAAGGTGTTTGGCGACGATCTCGATCAACTGCGAAAAATTGCCGGCCAGATCGGCAAGGTGGCGCAGGCGCTGCCCGGCGCGCAGGATCTGCGCATCGAGCGGATCAGCGGCCAGCAGTATCTGTCGGTCGAAATCGACCGGCAGGCCATTGCCCGGCTCGGCATCAACGTCTCGGATGTCAACGATCTGCTGGAAACGGCGATTGGTGGCAAGGTGGCGACGGAAATCTTCGAAGGCGAGCGCCGCTTTCCCGGGGTCGTTCGCCTGCCGGAGCGCTTCCGGAATAATGTCGAGGCGATCTCGAACGTCCTGATCACCTCGCCGAACGGCGCCCAGGCCCGCCTGGCCGACGTCGCGCAAATCAAGGTGATGGACGGTCCGGCCCAGATTTCGCGTGAACTCGGCAAGCGTCGCATTGTCGTCGGTGTTAACGTCAAGGATCGCGACCTCGGCAGTTTCGTCGCCGAGCTGCAGCAAAAAGTCGGGCAGGAGATCAAGTTGCCGGAAGGCTATTACCTCGAGTGGGGCGGTCAGTTCCAGAACATGGAGCGGGCGCTGGGCCACCTGACGGTGATTATCCCGATCACCATTGCGGCCATTTTCTTCCTGCTGTTCCTGCTCTTCAATTCGCTGCGTTTCGCCACGCTGATCATTACCGTACTGCCCTTCGCCTCGATCGGCGGCATCGTCGGTCTGTTCGTCAGCCGGGAATACCTGTCGGTGCCGGCCTCGGTCGGCTTCATCGCGCTGTGGGGCATCGCCGTGCTCAACGGTGTCGTGCTCGTCTCGTATATTCGCGGCTTGCGTCAGGAAGGACGCACCGTGCGTGAGGCGGTGATCGAAGGGGCATCGCTGCGTTTCCGGCCGGTGATGATGACGGCAACCGTCGCCATGCTTGGCCTGATTCCCTTCCTGTTCTCCAACGGGCCGGGTTCGGAAGTGCAGCGGCCGCTGGCGATTGTCGTCATCGGCGGGCTGATCACCTGCACCTTGCTGACGCTGCTGGTTTTGCCAACCATTTACCGCTGGTTTGACGATGAGGAGGTCGAAGCATGA
- a CDS encoding P-II family nitrogen regulator, which yields MKEIKAVIRPNKLSALRDALVSLPGFPGMTVTRVEGCSAPSRHVARHTIKEVLTDYTAKVRIEIVAPDDVAEAIFQRITEVAQTGHYGDGLVWITELEKAAFIFKSTPGAD from the coding sequence ATGAAAGAAATCAAGGCGGTTATCCGCCCCAACAAACTGTCCGCATTGCGTGACGCGCTGGTTTCCCTGCCCGGTTTTCCCGGCATGACGGTTACCCGCGTCGAAGGTTGCAGTGCGCCATCGCGCCATGTGGCAAGGCATACGATCAAGGAGGTGCTGACCGATTACACCGCCAAGGTGCGGATCGAGATCGTTGCTCCCGACGATGTCGCCGAAGCCATTTTCCAGCGGATTACCGAGGTCGCCCAGACCGGCCATTATGGTGATGGCCTGGTCTGGATCACCGAACTTGAGAAGGCCGCTTTCATTTTCAAGAGCACGCCAGGCGCAGATTAG
- a CDS encoding PAS domain S-box protein, with amino-acid sequence MENVLNPGASLTLMSPTELQEGVASLSRGAYFKEASFEMTLSILTESAAQMSGIERVSIWALTDQQQELRCLDLYELAGRRHSRGEAVRASRYPRYFIDLSSANCISADDASLHPSTAEFAGDYLAKHKITAMLDTPIHIRGELQGVFRLEQVGSRQPWATAHRLFAHAVANLVTLALVEYEADEARRLAASAKERLEAVFSASRDALLLSDGESGVILDANRQAEKLFGCARRELVGRHHRQLHPESVAAKAAREFQRVLDGLGDAVQLSEIKRSDGTVQAVEITTEVADLSDGRRLALGIFRQV; translated from the coding sequence ATGGAAAATGTACTGAATCCTGGCGCCAGCCTTACGCTGATGTCGCCGACCGAATTGCAGGAAGGCGTCGCCAGCCTTTCGCGTGGGGCCTATTTCAAAGAGGCCTCGTTCGAGATGACGCTGAGCATCCTCACCGAGTCCGCGGCGCAGATGTCGGGCATCGAGCGGGTCAGCATCTGGGCGTTGACCGATCAGCAGCAGGAATTGCGCTGCCTGGATCTCTATGAATTGGCCGGGCGCCGGCACAGTCGCGGCGAGGCGGTGCGGGCCAGCCGCTATCCGCGCTATTTCATCGATTTGAGCAGTGCGAACTGCATTTCCGCCGACGACGCCAGCTTGCATCCATCGACCGCCGAGTTCGCCGGCGATTATCTGGCCAAGCACAAAATAACCGCCATGCTCGATACGCCGATACATATCCGCGGCGAGTTGCAGGGCGTTTTTCGCCTCGAACAGGTCGGCTCGCGCCAGCCCTGGGCAACGGCCCACCGGCTCTTTGCCCATGCCGTGGCGAATCTGGTGACGCTGGCGCTGGTCGAGTATGAAGCCGACGAGGCGCGGCGTTTGGCGGCGAGCGCCAAGGAGCGCCTGGAGGCGGTATTCAGTGCCTCACGGGATGCCCTGTTGCTGTCCGATGGGGAAAGCGGGGTGATTCTCGATGCCAATCGTCAGGCGGAAAAGCTGTTTGGCTGCGCGCGTCGCGAACTGGTCGGGCGGCATCACCGGCAATTGCATCCGGAATCGGTCGCGGCGAAAGCGGCTCGCGAGTTTCAACGGGTCCTTGATGGGCTGGGCGATGCCGTGCAGCTCTCGGAAATCAAGCGTAGCGACGGCACGGTCCAGGCGGTCGAAATCACCACTGAAGTCGCCGATCTCAGCGACGGCCGGCGCCTGGCGCTCGGCATTTTTCGCCAGGTTTAG
- a CDS encoding VOC family protein — MQRPFKVLGIQQIAIGGPSKEKLRTLWVEKFGLEITSTFVSERENVDEDICAMGTGPFKVEVDLMQPLDPEKKPAVHTTPLNHVGLWIDDLPKAVEWLSANGVRFAPGGIRKGAAGFDITFLHPKGNEEFPIGGEGVLIELVQAPPEVVSAFAKLAAQ, encoded by the coding sequence ATGCAACGTCCGTTCAAGGTACTCGGCATTCAGCAAATCGCCATCGGCGGCCCCTCCAAGGAAAAGCTCCGCACCTTGTGGGTCGAGAAATTCGGCCTCGAAATCACCAGCACTTTCGTTTCCGAGCGCGAGAACGTCGACGAGGACATCTGCGCCATGGGCACCGGCCCGTTCAAGGTTGAAGTCGACCTGATGCAGCCGCTCGACCCGGAAAAGAAACCGGCCGTGCACACCACGCCGCTCAATCACGTCGGCCTGTGGATCGACGACCTGCCCAAGGCCGTCGAATGGCTGTCGGCCAATGGCGTGCGTTTCGCCCCGGGCGGCATCCGCAAGGGCGCCGCCGGCTTCGACATCACCTTTCTGCACCCGAAGGGCAATGAAGAATTTCCGATCGGCGGCGAAGGCGTACTGATCGAACTGGTCCAGGCGCCGCCGGAAGTTGTTTCCGCCTTCGCCAAACTGGCCGCGCAATAA
- the lgt gene encoding prolipoprotein diacylglyceryl transferase — protein sequence MLLHPQFDPVAFSLGPLSVRWYGLMYLVAFVQFILLGRYRIKTRPGFITAEQLDDLLFYGMLGVIIGGRLGQVLFYEPAYYLSHPLEIVAVWKGGMSFHGGFLGVLLAMTLWARKNRLAWFDITDFIAPLVPLGLAAGRLGNFINGELWGRVADASLPWAMIFPQAGDMQPRHPSQLYHIGLEGLALFIILWLYTSRPRARGAASGVFLIGYGAFRFFTEFFREPDAGIFGQSYTISMGQWLSLPMILIGIGLLLMAHRRRT from the coding sequence ATGCTTCTTCACCCCCAGTTCGACCCGGTCGCTTTTTCGCTTGGCCCACTGTCGGTGCGTTGGTACGGTTTGATGTACCTCGTTGCCTTCGTTCAGTTTATTTTGCTCGGCCGCTACCGGATCAAGACCCGCCCCGGCTTCATTACTGCCGAACAGCTCGACGATCTGCTGTTCTACGGCATGCTCGGCGTGATCATTGGCGGCCGGCTCGGCCAGGTGCTGTTTTACGAGCCGGCCTATTACTTGAGCCACCCGCTTGAGATCGTCGCTGTCTGGAAGGGCGGCATGAGCTTTCATGGCGGCTTTCTCGGGGTCTTGCTGGCCATGACGCTGTGGGCACGGAAAAATCGCCTGGCCTGGTTCGACATCACCGATTTCATCGCCCCGCTCGTCCCGCTAGGCCTGGCCGCCGGCCGTCTCGGCAATTTCATCAACGGCGAGTTGTGGGGCCGCGTCGCCGACGCCAGCCTGCCGTGGGCGATGATCTTTCCGCAAGCCGGCGACATGCAGCCGCGCCACCCATCGCAGCTCTATCACATCGGTCTCGAAGGCCTCGCACTGTTCATCATCCTGTGGCTCTACACCAGCCGGCCACGCGCGCGTGGCGCGGCCTCCGGCGTGTTCTTGATCGGCTACGGCGCATTCCGCTTCTTCACCGAATTTTTCCGCGAACCGGATGCCGGGATTTTCGGCCAGTCCTACACCATCAGCATGGGGCAATGGCTGTCGCTGCCGATGATCTTGATCGGTATCGGCCTGCTCCTCATGGCGCACCGACGACGCACCTGA